In Amycolatopsis sp. EV170708-02-1, the following are encoded in one genomic region:
- the zwf gene encoding glucose-6-phosphate dehydrogenase: MTRAWNNPLRDPRDKRLPRIAGPSSLVIFGVTGDLARKKLMPAIYDLAHRGLLPAGFSLVGFARRDWEHQDFGELVHDSVKEHARTPFKESVWNRLAEGIRFVQGTFDDDDAFDRLAQTVKDLDAERGTGGNTAFYLSIPPSAFPVVTKQLARSGLAEASEDTWRRVVIEKPFGRDLKSAKELNEIVNDVFPEESVFRIDHYLGKETVQNLLALRFANQLFEPIWNANYVDHVQITMAEDIGLGGRAGYYDGIGAARDVIQNHLLQLLALTAMEEPVSFAPRALRAEKVKVLSATKPLGPLDETTARGQYAGGWQGGMKVPGLLQEGGFAKDSTTETYAAVTLEVQNRRWAGVPFYLRTGKRLGRRVTEIAVVFKRAPHLPFDSTSTEELGQNALVIRVQPDEGITLRFGSKVPGTTMEVRDVTMDFGYGHAFTESSPEAYERLILDVLLGEPSLFPVNEEVELSWEILDPILDHWAKKGAPEAYPPGSWGPPSADEMLERTGRNWRRP, from the coding sequence GTGACACGAGCCTGGAACAACCCGCTGCGCGACCCGCGCGACAAGCGGCTGCCGCGGATCGCCGGGCCGTCCAGCCTGGTGATCTTCGGTGTCACCGGTGACCTCGCCCGCAAGAAGCTGATGCCGGCGATCTACGACCTCGCCCACCGCGGGCTGCTGCCCGCCGGGTTCTCGCTCGTCGGGTTCGCCCGCCGGGACTGGGAGCACCAGGACTTCGGCGAGCTCGTGCACGACTCGGTCAAGGAGCACGCGCGGACGCCGTTCAAGGAGTCGGTGTGGAACCGGCTCGCCGAAGGCATCCGGTTCGTGCAGGGCACCTTCGACGACGACGACGCCTTCGACCGGCTCGCGCAGACGGTCAAGGACCTCGACGCCGAGCGTGGCACCGGTGGCAACACCGCGTTCTACCTGTCGATCCCGCCGAGCGCGTTCCCGGTGGTGACCAAGCAGCTCGCCCGCTCCGGCCTCGCCGAGGCGAGCGAGGACACCTGGCGCCGCGTCGTCATCGAGAAGCCGTTCGGCCGCGATCTCAAGAGCGCCAAGGAGCTCAACGAGATCGTGAACGACGTCTTCCCCGAGGAGTCGGTGTTCCGCATCGACCACTACCTCGGCAAGGAGACGGTGCAGAACCTGCTGGCGCTGCGTTTCGCGAACCAGCTGTTCGAGCCGATCTGGAACGCCAACTACGTCGACCACGTGCAGATCACCATGGCCGAGGACATCGGCCTCGGCGGCCGCGCGGGGTACTACGACGGCATCGGCGCGGCCCGCGACGTCATCCAGAACCACCTGTTGCAGCTCCTCGCGCTGACCGCGATGGAGGAGCCGGTCTCGTTCGCCCCGCGTGCTCTCCGCGCGGAGAAGGTCAAGGTGCTCTCGGCGACGAAGCCCCTGGGCCCGCTCGACGAGACCACCGCGCGCGGGCAGTACGCGGGCGGCTGGCAGGGCGGCATGAAGGTGCCGGGCCTGCTGCAGGAAGGCGGTTTCGCGAAGGACTCGACCACCGAGACCTACGCCGCGGTGACGCTGGAGGTGCAGAACCGCCGCTGGGCGGGCGTGCCGTTCTACCTGCGCACCGGTAAGCGGCTGGGCCGCCGGGTCACCGAGATCGCCGTGGTGTTCAAGCGGGCGCCGCATCTGCCGTTCGACTCGACCTCGACCGAGGAGCTGGGCCAGAACGCGCTGGTGATCCGGGTGCAGCCCGACGAAGGCATCACGCTGCGGTTCGGGTCGAAGGTGCCGGGGACCACGATGGAGGTCCGCGACGTCACGATGGACTTCGGTTACGGGCACGCCTTCACCGAGTCGTCCCCGGAAGCCTACGAGCGGCTCATCCTGGACGTGCTGCTCGGCGAACCGTCGCTGTTCCCGGTGAACGAAGAGGTCGAGCTGTCCTGGGAGATCCTGGACCCGATCCTCGACCACTGGGCCAAGAAGGGCGCGCCCGAGGCGTACCCGCCCGGTTCGTGGGGACCGCCGTCCGCCGACGAAATGCTGGAACGTACCGGCCGGAACTGGAGGCGTCCGTGA
- the opcA gene encoding glucose-6-phosphate dehydrogenase assembly protein OpcA, with the protein MIIDLPSTTTSQLNKKLVEIREQGGQVALGRVLTLVIVADDDDRLEEAIEAANEASREHPSRVIVVAKGARTAAPRIDGQIRVGGDAGASEVIVLRLYGPLATQGQSAVVPLLLPDAPIVTWWPGTGPKAPAKDPLGELAQRRITDSAAEKAPIRALTTRAKSYVEGDTDLAWTRLTRWRAQLVSALDLPPYEKVTGATVTGEADSPSTELLAGWLAEYLKVPVKRVKSSGAAGIISVTLDRRSGPVELHRPDGRVGMLTQPGQPTRRIALQRRDNKDCLIEELRRLDPDEVYEASLNGLGKISTGTAKPAPAKKAAPAAKKAPAAKTAKSAS; encoded by the coding sequence GTGATCATCGACCTGCCGTCGACCACGACGTCGCAGCTGAACAAGAAACTCGTCGAGATCCGTGAACAGGGCGGGCAGGTCGCGCTCGGGCGCGTGCTGACGCTGGTCATAGTGGCCGACGACGACGACCGGCTCGAAGAGGCGATCGAGGCCGCCAACGAGGCCAGCCGCGAACACCCCTCGCGGGTGATCGTGGTGGCCAAGGGCGCGCGGACCGCCGCACCGCGGATCGACGGCCAGATCCGGGTCGGCGGCGACGCCGGCGCGAGCGAGGTCATCGTCCTGCGGCTCTACGGTCCGCTGGCCACGCAGGGGCAGAGCGCGGTCGTGCCGCTGCTGCTGCCGGACGCGCCGATCGTCACCTGGTGGCCCGGCACCGGTCCGAAGGCCCCGGCCAAGGACCCGCTCGGCGAGCTGGCGCAACGCCGGATCACCGACTCGGCGGCGGAAAAGGCGCCCATAAGGGCACTCACCACGCGGGCGAAGTCCTATGTGGAGGGTGACACCGACCTGGCGTGGACCCGGCTGACCCGGTGGCGCGCACAGCTGGTGTCCGCTTTGGACCTTCCGCCGTACGAGAAGGTCACCGGCGCGACCGTGACCGGCGAGGCCGACTCGCCCTCGACCGAACTGCTCGCCGGCTGGCTGGCCGAGTACCTCAAGGTGCCGGTGAAGCGGGTCAAGAGCAGCGGCGCGGCGGGCATCATCTCGGTGACGCTGGACCGGCGGTCCGGCCCGGTGGAACTGCACCGGCCGGACGGACGGGTCGGCATGCTGACCCAGCCTGGCCAGCCGACGCGCCGGATCGCCCTGCAGCGGCGGGACAACAAGGACTGCCTGATCGAGGAGCTGCGGCGGCTCGACCCGGACGAGGTCTACGAGGCTTCGCTGAACGGGCTCGGCAAGATCTCGACAGGCACCGCGAAGCCCGCTCCGGCGAAGAAGGCTGCTCCGGCGGCGAAGAAGGCTCCGGCCGCCAAGACCGCGAAGAGCGCCTCATGA
- the pgl gene encoding 6-phosphogluconolactonase — protein MSKTEVVVYENPDLLAAAAAARLVTRIVDVQAAKGSASVVLTGGGTGIAILRELRDSSARDAIDWSRLDVYWGDERFVPADSDDRNEKQAREALLDHVPLDPKRVHAMAPSDGEFGDDVDAAAAAYAEVLAANDAAFDIMLLGLGGEGHTASIFPDSPAVHEKERSVVAVRDCPKPPPTRISLTLPAIRRAQDIWLVTGGDAKADAVAQALAGAGEVEIPVAGARGSRRTLWLLDRGSASKLTKVYQPPTG, from the coding sequence ATGAGCAAGACCGAGGTCGTCGTCTACGAGAACCCGGACCTCCTGGCCGCCGCCGCGGCGGCCAGGCTGGTCACCCGGATCGTGGACGTCCAGGCCGCCAAGGGTTCCGCTTCGGTGGTGCTCACCGGCGGCGGCACCGGGATCGCGATCCTGCGGGAGCTCCGCGACTCCAGTGCCCGCGACGCCATCGACTGGTCGCGGCTGGACGTCTACTGGGGCGACGAGCGCTTCGTCCCGGCGGATTCGGACGACCGCAACGAGAAGCAGGCCCGCGAGGCGCTGCTCGACCACGTCCCGCTCGACCCGAAGCGGGTGCACGCCATGGCACCTTCGGACGGCGAGTTCGGCGATGACGTGGATGCCGCCGCCGCGGCTTACGCGGAGGTCCTGGCGGCCAACGACGCGGCGTTCGACATCATGCTGCTGGGGCTCGGCGGGGAGGGGCACACCGCCTCGATCTTCCCCGACAGCCCGGCGGTGCACGAGAAGGAGCGCTCGGTCGTCGCGGTGCGGGACTGCCCCAAGCCGCCGCCGACCCGGATCTCGCTGACCCTGCCCGCGATCCGTCGCGCGCAGGACATCTGGCTGGTCACCGGCGGCGACGCCAAGGCCGACGCCGTCGCGCAGGCGCTGGCCGGTGCGGGCGAGGTCGAGATCCCGGTCGCCGGGGCACGCGGCTCGCGCCGCACGCTCTGGCTGCTGGACCGAGGCTCCGCCTCGAAACTCACGAAGGTCTACCAGCCACCTACGGGCTGA
- a CDS encoding RNA polymerase-binding protein RbpA, whose protein sequence is MVGGNAIRGTRVGAGPSGESERGESAPRRRISYWCANGHEAQPSFSMDAEIPDEWDCPRCGLPGGQDEKNPPAAPRTEPYKTHLAYVKERRSDADGEAILAEALERLRQRREI, encoded by the coding sequence ATGGTTGGCGGTAACGCGATTCGGGGCACCCGTGTGGGTGCCGGTCCTTCGGGCGAATCGGAGCGGGGTGAGTCGGCGCCGCGGCGCCGTATTTCCTACTGGTGCGCCAACGGGCACGAGGCACAGCCCTCGTTCTCGATGGACGCCGAGATTCCCGACGAGTGGGACTGCCCGCGTTGCGGGCTCCCCGGTGGGCAGGACGAGAAGAACCCTCCTGCCGCGCCGCGGACCGAGCCTTACAAGACTCACCTCGCGTACGTGAAGGAACGGCGTTCCGACGCCGACGGCGAGGCCATCCTCGCCGAGGCGCTGGAGCGGTTGCGCCAGCGCCGGGAGATCTGA
- the secG gene encoding preprotein translocase subunit SecG, translating to MKLFLQILLIASSVLLVVAVLLHRGRGGGLSSLFGGGMQSSLSGSSVAEKNLDRITLLLGAVWLISIIGLGLLLKV from the coding sequence ATGAAGCTGTTCCTGCAAATCCTGTTGATCGCCTCCAGCGTGCTGCTGGTGGTCGCCGTGTTGCTGCACCGCGGCCGTGGTGGCGGTCTGTCTTCGCTGTTCGGTGGCGGTATGCAGTCGAGCCTCTCCGGCTCGAGCGTGGCCGAGAAGAACCTCGACCGGATCACGCTGCTGCTGGGCGCGGTGTGGCTGATCAGCATCATCGGCCTCGGGCTCCTGCTCAAGGTCTGA
- the tpiA gene encoding triose-phosphate isomerase — protein MARKPLIAGNWKMNQNHLEAIALVQKIAFALPEKYYAKVDVAVLPPFTDIRSVQTLTDGDKLSLTYGAQDLSPHDSGAYTGDVSGPMLAKLGCSFVTVGHSERREYHGESDELVNKKVKAALKHGITPILCVGEKLEVREAGEHITHTTTQLVEGLKGLKAEQVKDVVVAYEPVWAIGTGKVATPQDAEEVCGAIRATLAEKYGAEVASSVRVLYGGSAKANNISDLVACENIDGALVGGASLDGDEFTKLCALAAGGPLP, from the coding sequence GTGGCGCGCAAACCGCTCATCGCCGGCAACTGGAAGATGAACCAGAACCACCTCGAAGCCATCGCGCTGGTTCAGAAGATCGCCTTCGCCCTGCCGGAGAAGTACTACGCGAAGGTCGACGTCGCGGTCCTGCCGCCGTTCACCGACATCCGCAGCGTCCAGACGCTGACCGACGGCGACAAGCTGTCGCTCACCTACGGCGCCCAGGACCTGTCGCCGCACGACTCCGGTGCCTACACCGGTGACGTGTCGGGCCCGATGCTGGCGAAGCTGGGCTGCAGCTTCGTCACCGTCGGGCACTCGGAGCGGCGTGAGTACCACGGCGAATCCGACGAACTGGTGAACAAGAAGGTCAAGGCCGCGCTCAAGCACGGCATCACGCCGATCCTGTGCGTGGGGGAGAAGCTCGAGGTCCGCGAGGCCGGGGAGCACATCACCCACACCACGACCCAGCTGGTCGAGGGCCTCAAGGGGCTCAAGGCCGAGCAGGTCAAGGACGTCGTCGTCGCCTACGAGCCGGTCTGGGCGATCGGGACCGGCAAGGTCGCGACCCCGCAGGACGCCGAGGAGGTGTGCGGAGCCATCCGCGCCACCCTCGCGGAGAAGTACGGTGCCGAGGTCGCGTCCTCGGTCCGCGTGCTCTACGGCGGCTCGGCCAAGGCCAACAACATCAGTGACCTCGTCGCCTGCGAGAACATCGATGGTGCGCTCGTCGGTGGTGCCAGCCTGGATGGTGACGAGTTCACCAAACTCTGCGCACTCGCCGCGGGCGGGCCCCTGCCCTGA
- a CDS encoding phosphoglycerate kinase, producing MKNLEDLLGEDVSGRYVLVRSDLNVPLDGETITDDGRVRAALPTLKRLAEAGAKVVVTAHLGRPKGEPDPKFSLAPVAAKLTELLGVDVPLAGDLVGESAKATVAGLNDGQVALLENVRFDARETSKVEAERQELAAELAALVPGGAFVSDGFGVVHRKQASVYEIARALPAYAGGLVLAEVDVLKKLTEDLARPYVVVLGGAKVSDKLGVIANLLTKVDRLLIGGGMAYTFLKAQGHEVGNSLLQEDQLDQVRGFLAEAEKRGVELILPVDVLAATGFAADAEFDVVDATAIPAGRMGLDIGPKSRELFAGKLADAATVFWNGPMGVFEFESFAGGTRAVAEALVESDAFTVVGGGDSAAAVRQLGLPEDGFSHISTGGGASLEYLEGKELPGVAVLGEND from the coding sequence CTGAAGAACCTCGAAGACCTGCTGGGCGAGGACGTCTCAGGCCGGTACGTACTCGTACGTTCCGACCTGAACGTCCCGCTCGACGGGGAGACCATCACCGACGACGGCCGTGTCCGCGCGGCCCTGCCGACCCTCAAGCGGCTCGCCGAGGCGGGCGCGAAGGTGGTCGTCACGGCGCACCTCGGCCGTCCCAAGGGCGAGCCGGACCCGAAGTTCTCGCTCGCGCCCGTCGCCGCGAAGCTCACCGAGCTGCTCGGCGTCGACGTCCCGCTGGCGGGTGACCTGGTCGGCGAGTCCGCCAAGGCGACCGTCGCCGGCCTGAACGACGGCCAGGTGGCCCTGCTGGAGAACGTGCGTTTCGACGCGCGCGAGACCAGCAAGGTCGAGGCCGAGCGTCAGGAGCTGGCCGCCGAGCTGGCCGCGCTCGTCCCGGGCGGCGCGTTCGTCTCCGACGGTTTCGGTGTCGTGCACCGCAAGCAGGCCTCGGTCTACGAGATCGCCCGTGCGCTTCCGGCGTACGCGGGCGGCCTCGTGCTGGCGGAGGTCGACGTCCTCAAAAAGCTCACCGAGGACCTCGCGCGGCCGTACGTCGTCGTCCTCGGCGGCGCGAAGGTGTCGGACAAGCTGGGCGTCATCGCCAACCTGCTGACCAAGGTCGACAGGCTCCTCATCGGCGGCGGCATGGCGTACACCTTCCTCAAGGCCCAGGGCCACGAGGTCGGGAACTCGCTGCTGCAGGAGGACCAGCTGGACCAGGTCCGCGGCTTCCTCGCCGAGGCGGAGAAGCGCGGCGTCGAGCTGATCCTGCCGGTGGACGTCCTCGCCGCGACGGGCTTCGCGGCCGACGCGGAGTTCGACGTCGTCGACGCGACGGCCATCCCGGCCGGCCGTATGGGCCTCGACATCGGCCCGAAGTCGCGTGAGCTGTTCGCGGGCAAGCTGGCCGACGCCGCGACCGTGTTCTGGAACGGCCCGATGGGCGTGTTCGAGTTCGAGTCCTTCGCCGGCGGCACCCGTGCCGTGGCCGAAGCGCTGGTCGAGAGCGACGCCTTCACCGTGGTCGGCGGTGGCGACTCCGCCGCGGCCGTGCGGCAGCTCGGCCTGCCGGAGGACGGCTTCTCGCACATCTCGACCGGCGGCGGCGCGTCGCTGGAGTACCTGGAGGGCAAGGAACTGCCCGGAGTCGCTGTGCTGGGAGAGAACGACTAG
- the gap gene encoding type I glyceraldehyde-3-phosphate dehydrogenase encodes MTVRVGVNGFGRIGRNFFRAVQAAGHDIEVVAFNDLGDVATMAHLLKYDSILGRFPGEVSVSDEGIVVDGKTIKALAERDPANLPWGDLGVDVVVESTGFFTNGDAAKAHIAGGAKKVIISAPAKGEDLTVVLGVNDDKYDGSQTIISNASCTTNCLGPLAKVLNDAFGIEQGLMTTIHAYTQDQNLQDAPHKDLRRARAAALSMVPTSTGAAKAIGLVLPELNGKLDGYAVRVPVPTGSATDLTVTLTKSATLDEINAAYKAAAEGPLAGILRYSDDPIVSADIVTDPASCIYDAPLTKVIGNQVKVVGWYDNEWGYSNRLADLVKLVGTKLS; translated from the coding sequence GTGACGGTTCGCGTAGGTGTCAACGGCTTCGGCCGCATCGGCCGCAACTTCTTCCGGGCCGTGCAGGCCGCCGGTCACGACATCGAGGTGGTCGCGTTCAACGACCTCGGCGACGTCGCCACCATGGCCCACCTGCTGAAGTACGACTCCATCCTCGGCCGCTTCCCGGGCGAGGTCAGCGTCAGCGACGAGGGCATCGTCGTCGACGGCAAGACGATCAAGGCCCTCGCCGAGCGCGACCCGGCCAACCTGCCCTGGGGCGACCTCGGCGTGGACGTCGTCGTCGAGTCGACCGGCTTCTTCACCAACGGCGACGCCGCCAAGGCGCACATCGCCGGTGGCGCCAAGAAGGTCATCATCTCCGCGCCCGCCAAGGGCGAGGACCTGACCGTGGTGCTGGGCGTCAACGACGACAAGTACGACGGTTCGCAGACCATCATCTCGAACGCGTCCTGCACCACCAACTGCCTCGGCCCGCTGGCCAAGGTCCTCAACGACGCCTTCGGCATCGAGCAGGGCCTGATGACCACGATCCACGCGTACACGCAGGACCAGAACCTGCAGGACGCGCCGCACAAGGACCTGCGCCGCGCCCGCGCCGCCGCGCTGTCGATGGTCCCGACCTCGACCGGTGCCGCCAAGGCCATCGGCCTGGTCCTGCCGGAGCTCAACGGCAAGCTCGACGGCTACGCGGTCCGCGTCCCGGTCCCGACCGGTTCGGCCACCGACCTCACCGTCACGCTGACCAAGAGCGCGACCCTCGACGAGATCAACGCCGCGTACAAGGCCGCCGCCGAGGGCCCCCTGGCCGGCATCCTGCGCTACAGCGACGACCCGATCGTCTCGGCCGACATCGTCACCGACCCGGCGTCCTGCATCTACGACGCGCCGCTGACCAAGGTCATCGGCAACCAGGTCAAGGTCGTCGGCTGGTACGACAACGAGTGGGGCTACTCCAACCGCCTCGCCGACCTCGTCAAGCTCGTCGGCACCAAGCTCTCCTGA